From Candidatus Zixiibacteriota bacterium, the proteins below share one genomic window:
- a CDS encoding ABC transporter substrate-binding protein: MRSEANGRRDIVGRAAKTAVVLALAWLVGTGAAAAQGAREKIRVALGSISVNSSVIPIGHQAGIFAKHGVDLEPIYMGGGMNSLAAVTSNSVQFLAAGSTATISARLGGVDITMLSVQSNKLDYTVFAAPEIRSVQDLRGKIVTGTRPGASADSALRLWLRRSGLTPDKDVVFISVADSQQGRLNALHRGSVVATVLAPPFSGMAKRLGLRELADLRKTDIEYSGTSIAGMASYIRNHPQLVENFLKGYIESLHYFRTQRERTIAGIMRYLKITDRARAEEGYDYYVDLMPEMPYASPKAVRAVLQFLAANQPKAATANPEDFYDMSFLKKIEGSGFAKSLASVRY; this comes from the coding sequence GTGAGGAGTGAAGCGAACGGGAGAAGAGACATCGTGGGGAGGGCGGCGAAAACCGCGGTTGTGCTGGCGCTTGCGTGGCTTGTCGGAACGGGCGCGGCCGCCGCGCAGGGAGCGCGGGAGAAGATCCGGGTCGCGCTCGGGTCGATCTCGGTGAACTCCAGCGTGATTCCGATCGGCCATCAGGCGGGTATTTTCGCCAAGCACGGCGTCGACCTCGAGCCTATCTACATGGGAGGGGGGATGAATTCGCTGGCGGCGGTGACCTCGAACTCGGTGCAGTTTCTCGCCGCCGGTTCGACCGCGACCATCAGCGCGCGGCTCGGCGGAGTCGACATCACGATGCTTTCGGTGCAGTCGAACAAGCTCGACTACACCGTCTTTGCCGCGCCGGAGATCAGGTCTGTTCAGGATCTTCGGGGAAAGATCGTCACCGGGACCCGGCCGGGCGCGTCGGCGGACAGCGCGCTGCGACTCTGGCTGCGCCGCTCCGGCCTCACGCCCGACAAGGACGTGGTCTTCATCTCGGTCGCGGACAGCCAGCAGGGGCGCCTCAACGCGCTTCACCGGGGGTCGGTGGTGGCGACGGTGCTGGCGCCGCCTTTCAGCGGCATGGCGAAGCGGCTCGGCCTGCGGGAGCTGGCGGACCTCAGAAAGACCGACATCGAGTACTCCGGGACCTCGATCGCCGGCATGGCGAGCTACATCAGGAACCACCCGCAGCTCGTGGAGAATTTTCTGAAGGGATACATCGAGTCGCTCCATTACTTCCGGACCCAGCGGGAAAGAACGATCGCCGGGATCATGAGGTATCTCAAGATCACCGACCGGGCGCGCGCCGAGGAGGGATACGACTACTACGTCGACCTGATGCCGGAGATGCCGTACGCGAGCCCCAAGGCGGTGCGCGCGGTGCTGCAATTCCTGGCGGCCAACCAGCCCAAGGCTGCGACGGCCAACCCGGAAGATTTCTACGACATGAGCTTTCTCAAGAAGATCGAAGGCAGCGGATTCGCCAAATCGCTCGCCTCCGTTCGGTATTGA
- the acs gene encoding acetate--CoA ligase, which translates to MADKAIEVLLQERRSFSPPKQLKRSANVKSAAVYTAAARNPQAFWARAARELEWFKPWKKVLEWKLPWAKWFVGGKLNASYNCLDRHVKTARRNKAAILWEGEPGDERVLTYRDVWREVNKFANVLKRLGVRRGDRVAIYMGMIPELVIAMHACNRIGATHSVVFGGFSAESLRDRINDARAKVLVTADGGYRRGSVVPLKKNADEALEDAPSVENVVVVERVGRESGAAMKGGRDHRWDELMADAPLWCEPEAMDSEDMLFILYTSGTTGKPKGIVHTTGGYLTGVYLANKWIFDLKEDDIFWCAADIGWVTGHTHIVYGPMANGATQVLYEGTPDWPERDRFWRIVEKYGVTVFHTAPTAIRTFMRWGTEFPARHDLSSLRLLGTVGEPINPEAWVWYHKYIGGGRCPVLDTWWQTETGHPLITPLPALTTLKPGSATRPFPGIEADIVDENGKSVPRGAGGYLVLTRPWPAMMRTIYGDPDRYVQNYWSRFPGKYFAGDGAKRDKDGYFWLLGRVDDVMNVAGHRISTMEVESALVDHKSVAEAAVIGKEHEIKGQAICAFVSLKAGVDGNSSLVDELKNHVVKKIGPIARPDEILFAAELPKTRSGKIMRRLLRDIADGRTLGDTTTLADPTVVAKLKEQYGEE; encoded by the coding sequence ATGGCCGACAAAGCGATCGAGGTTCTGCTTCAGGAGAGGAGGAGCTTTTCGCCGCCCAAGCAGCTGAAGCGCAGCGCCAACGTGAAGTCCGCGGCCGTCTATACCGCGGCGGCCCGGAACCCGCAGGCGTTCTGGGCGCGCGCCGCCAGGGAGCTCGAGTGGTTCAAGCCGTGGAAAAAGGTGCTCGAGTGGAAGCTGCCGTGGGCCAAGTGGTTCGTCGGGGGAAAGCTCAACGCCTCGTACAACTGCCTGGACCGCCACGTCAAGACCGCGCGACGCAACAAGGCGGCGATCCTCTGGGAAGGGGAGCCCGGGGATGAGCGGGTCCTCACGTACCGCGACGTCTGGCGCGAGGTCAACAAGTTCGCGAACGTGCTCAAGCGCCTCGGGGTGCGGCGCGGCGACCGGGTGGCCATCTACATGGGCATGATCCCGGAGCTGGTCATTGCGATGCACGCCTGCAATCGCATCGGGGCGACGCACAGCGTGGTGTTCGGCGGCTTCAGCGCCGAATCGCTGCGCGACCGCATCAACGACGCCCGGGCCAAGGTCCTCGTCACCGCCGACGGCGGGTACCGCCGGGGCTCGGTGGTGCCGCTGAAGAAAAACGCGGACGAGGCGCTCGAGGACGCGCCTTCGGTCGAGAACGTCGTGGTGGTCGAGCGCGTCGGCAGGGAGTCCGGCGCCGCCATGAAGGGCGGGCGGGATCACCGGTGGGACGAGCTGATGGCGGATGCCCCGCTTTGGTGTGAGCCGGAAGCGATGGACAGCGAGGACATGCTCTTCATCCTCTACACCAGCGGCACCACCGGCAAGCCCAAGGGGATCGTCCACACCACGGGCGGCTATCTCACCGGCGTCTATCTCGCCAACAAATGGATCTTCGATCTGAAGGAGGACGACATTTTCTGGTGCGCGGCCGACATCGGCTGGGTCACCGGCCACACGCACATCGTCTACGGCCCGATGGCGAACGGCGCGACCCAGGTCCTGTACGAGGGCACGCCGGACTGGCCGGAGCGGGACCGCTTCTGGCGCATCGTCGAGAAGTACGGCGTCACCGTCTTCCACACCGCGCCGACGGCGATCCGCACCTTCATGCGCTGGGGCACCGAGTTTCCGGCCAGGCACGATCTCAGCTCGTTGCGGCTCCTCGGAACCGTCGGCGAGCCGATCAACCCCGAGGCGTGGGTCTGGTACCACAAATACATCGGCGGCGGGCGCTGTCCGGTCCTGGACACCTGGTGGCAGACCGAGACGGGGCACCCGTTGATCACGCCGCTGCCCGCGCTGACGACGCTCAAGCCCGGTTCCGCGACGCGGCCCTTTCCCGGGATCGAGGCGGATATCGTCGACGAGAACGGAAAATCGGTGCCCAGGGGGGCCGGCGGCTACCTCGTGCTCACGCGGCCCTGGCCGGCGATGATGCGGACGATTTACGGCGACCCGGACCGGTACGTGCAGAACTACTGGAGCCGTTTCCCGGGCAAATATTTCGCGGGCGACGGCGCGAAGCGGGACAAGGACGGATACTTCTGGCTGCTCGGGCGCGTCGACGACGTGATGAACGTCGCGGGCCACCGGATCAGCACGATGGAAGTCGAAAGCGCGCTCGTCGATCACAAGTCGGTCGCCGAGGCCGCGGTGATCGGCAAGGAGCACGAGATCAAGGGGCAGGCGATCTGCGCCTTCGTCTCGCTCAAGGCGGGGGTCGACGGAAACTCCTCGCTGGTCGATGAGCTCAAGAACCACGTCGTGAAGAAGATCGGCCCGATCGCCCGGCCGGACGAGATTCTTTTTGCAGCCGAGCTGCCGAAGACCCGCAGCGGCAAGATCATGCGCCGGCTGTTGCGCGACATCGCGGACGGCCGGACGCTGGGAGATACCACGACCCTGGCCGACCCGACCGTGGTCGCCAAGCTGAAGGAGCAGTACGGTGAGGAGTGA
- a CDS encoding ABC transporter substrate-binding protein, translating to MTRRSAGVLFLAALLAWPAAQAAGQEKGLKKIRWGVTSISASNWIPWLAKEAGIYEKNGLEVELILLKGSGQTSAAILGGSIFAAPVTLTQVMLANLSGADLVTVAHTVPGVQSKLVVKPEIQRPEQLKGKKIATSSLGSLGDFLNRYIMRKHGLDPNRDVTWLMVGTPPERLQALVSGNIDAADLSYPTDAQAERMGYRILWDARKEVVYPSMSVVTRRKHVQEDRDTVMRMVRSHVEGIAYLKKNKEFSIKVLSKYLRNNDRNLLEGSYEIYRQDFIAVPYPIMHGLQATYDYVAERRPEIRNRRPEEFMDPSFISELDKSGFIARLYERK from the coding sequence ATGACCAGGCGAAGCGCGGGAGTCTTGTTTCTGGCGGCGCTGCTGGCGTGGCCGGCGGCGCAGGCGGCGGGACAGGAAAAGGGGCTCAAGAAAATCCGCTGGGGGGTGACGTCGATCTCGGCGTCGAACTGGATCCCGTGGCTCGCCAAGGAAGCCGGGATCTACGAGAAGAACGGCCTCGAAGTCGAGCTCATTCTGCTCAAGGGCTCCGGGCAGACCTCGGCGGCGATCCTGGGCGGCAGCATCTTTGCGGCGCCGGTGACGCTCACGCAGGTGATGCTCGCCAATCTGAGCGGGGCGGACCTGGTCACGGTCGCGCATACGGTTCCCGGGGTCCAGAGCAAGCTCGTGGTCAAGCCGGAGATCCAGCGGCCGGAGCAGCTCAAGGGCAAGAAGATCGCGACCTCGAGCCTGGGGTCCCTCGGGGACTTCCTGAACCGCTATATCATGCGCAAGCACGGGCTCGATCCCAACCGCGACGTGACCTGGCTCATGGTGGGAACGCCTCCGGAGCGGCTCCAGGCGCTGGTTTCGGGTAACATCGACGCCGCCGATCTCTCGTATCCCACCGACGCGCAGGCGGAGCGCATGGGTTATCGGATCTTGTGGGACGCGAGGAAAGAGGTCGTTTATCCTTCGATGTCGGTGGTGACGCGGCGCAAGCACGTCCAGGAGGACCGCGACACGGTGATGCGCATGGTGCGCTCGCACGTCGAGGGCATCGCCTATCTCAAGAAGAACAAGGAGTTCAGCATCAAGGTGCTGAGCAAATATCTCAGGAACAACGACCGCAACCTGCTCGAGGGCTCCTACGAGATCTACCGCCAGGATTTCATTGCCGTGCCCTACCCGATCATGCACGGCCTGCAGGCGACCTACGACTACGTGGCGGAGCGCCGCCCGGAGATCCGCAACCGCAGGCCCGAAGAGTTCATGGATCCGAGCTTTATCTCGGAGCTGGACAAGAGCGGCTTCATCGCGCGCCTCTACGAGCGGAAATAG
- a CDS encoding alpha/beta hydrolase domain-containing protein has protein sequence MITRFVVTRREIFARGHEFGVTGAYEKLAGKAYGEVDPESPLDRVIVNLDKAPRNRRGRVEYASDFCILKPLDMARGNGRIFFDAPNRGAKRALTFLNDARAADDPRELADAGNGFLMRRGYTIVWCGWQGDLVPGKGVLALQVPVATDGGSAIVRPVRAEIVVTEPGILSRPLSGDERVRSYETATFDKSRCRLTVRKKSYGERVAVPPAQWEFAAAHAGRRLPVQPSAADLYLRSGFRPGFIYELVYPAKNPLVLGLGFAAVRDFVSFLRYGVRDRTGRANPLAGAVRYAYGWGRSQSGRYLRDFVYHGFNRDESGRKVFDAVAPHAAGGGRLFLNYEFARPVTSSQQHTDQLDPELFPFAYGIGRDPQSGRKDGILKRQATDPYVIHTQTSTEYWQKRGCLVHTDGRGRDAAVPEKARIYLIASAQHNSPAGAAPGRENTRQRTNPLPAGEVLRALIDAMDSWVSRGIPPPPSRYPTVRAGTLVPPDRKSTGFPEIPGVRYHGLHNRQLFLDYGPNLRRGRIDFHPPRPIGNGAYRILVPKVDADGNDIAGIRLPAVSVPVGTYTGWNLQSRRLAEDELAGLLGSFIPFARTRRERLQAGDPRASLRERYGSRERYLREFARAARRLVEERYLLPEDAERLIVDARAKVPYF, from the coding sequence GGTCGGGTGGAGTACGCCAGCGACTTCTGCATCCTGAAGCCGCTCGACATGGCCCGCGGCAACGGCCGGATTTTCTTCGACGCGCCGAACCGCGGCGCCAAGCGCGCGCTCACGTTCCTGAACGACGCCCGCGCGGCCGACGATCCGCGGGAGCTCGCGGACGCGGGCAACGGCTTTTTGATGCGCCGCGGCTACACGATCGTCTGGTGCGGGTGGCAGGGCGACCTCGTTCCCGGCAAGGGAGTGCTCGCGCTCCAGGTCCCAGTCGCGACCGACGGCGGCTCGGCGATCGTCCGCCCCGTGCGCGCCGAGATCGTGGTCACCGAGCCGGGGATTCTCTCCCGGCCCCTGAGCGGCGACGAGCGCGTGAGGAGCTACGAGACGGCGACCTTCGACAAGAGCCGCTGCCGGCTTACGGTCCGGAAAAAGTCCTACGGCGAGCGCGTCGCCGTGCCTCCCGCCCAATGGGAGTTCGCCGCCGCGCACGCCGGCCGCCGCCTGCCCGTGCAACCGAGCGCCGCCGATCTTTATCTCCGCTCCGGCTTCAGGCCCGGATTCATCTACGAGCTCGTTTATCCGGCGAAGAACCCTCTGGTTCTCGGGCTGGGATTTGCCGCCGTGCGCGATTTCGTTTCGTTTCTGCGCTACGGCGTCCGCGACCGGACGGGGAGGGCCAATCCGCTCGCGGGAGCGGTCCGCTACGCCTACGGCTGGGGGCGTTCGCAGAGCGGACGCTATCTCCGCGACTTCGTCTACCATGGCTTCAATCGAGACGAGTCCGGCCGCAAGGTGTTCGACGCGGTCGCGCCGCACGCGGCCGGCGGGGGCCGGTTGTTCCTCAACTACGAGTTCGCGCGACCCGTCACCTCCTCGCAGCAACACACCGACCAGCTCGACCCCGAGCTGTTTCCCTTCGCCTACGGCATCGGGCGCGATCCGCAGAGCGGACGGAAGGACGGTATCCTCAAGCGGCAGGCGACCGACCCCTACGTCATCCACACGCAGACTTCGACCGAGTACTGGCAAAAGCGCGGCTGTCTCGTCCACACGGACGGGAGGGGACGCGACGCGGCGGTTCCCGAAAAGGCGCGGATCTACCTGATCGCCAGCGCGCAGCACAACAGCCCGGCGGGTGCGGCGCCCGGGAGAGAGAACACCCGACAGCGCACCAACCCGCTGCCGGCGGGCGAGGTCCTGCGCGCGCTGATCGACGCCATGGACTCATGGGTGAGCCGCGGCATTCCCCCGCCCCCGAGCCGCTATCCGACCGTCCGCGCCGGGACGCTCGTGCCGCCCGACAGGAAAAGCACCGGCTTCCCCGAGATTCCCGGTGTTCGCTACCACGGGCTCCACAACCGCCAGCTCTTCCTGGATTACGGGCCGAATCTCCGCCGCGGGAGGATCGACTTTCATCCGCCGCGGCCGATCGGCAACGGCGCCTACAGAATCCTGGTGCCCAAGGTCGACGCCGACGGGAACGACATCGCCGGCATTCGCCTGCCCGCGGTGAGCGTCCCCGTCGGCACTTATACGGGCTGGAATCTCCAGAGCCGCCGCCTCGCGGAAGACGAGCTGGCGGGGCTGCTCGGCTCTTTCATACCCTTCGCAAGAACTCGAAGAGAAAGGCTCCAGGCGGGCGATCCCCGCGCCTCCCTCCGGGAGCGCTACGGCAGCCGCGAGCGCTACCTCCGGGAGTTCGCCCGGGCCGCCCGCCGGCTCGTCGAGGAACGCTACCTCCTTCCCGAGGACGCGGAGCGGCTGATCGTCGATGCCCGCGCGAAGGTTCCCTATTTTTGA